In Candidatus Eisenbacteria bacterium, the genomic stretch GCTCGACGCCGATGAAACGCTGCCTCTCATAGGTGACGAGACGCATCGAGCGGATATCCGACCACAGAACGACGTCGGGCGAAACACGGCGATCCAGGATGCCGATGCCGTCGAGGACGACGATCGGGCCCCACATGAAGAAGCGGCGCACGATCACGAGGCCCATCGCCCCGAAGAACACGATGCCGATCCAACCTGCGATCTTCGCCTCGATCGCAGGCAGCCTGGTCGCGAGCCAGGAGGCGGCGACCATCATGACGTCCAGCGCGAGCAGTCCGATGAGCTTC encodes the following:
- a CDS encoding STM3941 family protein — protein: MSCSISLPKLIGLLALDVMMVAASWLATRLPAIEAKIAGWIGIVFFGAMGLVIVRRFFMWGPIVVLDGIGILDRRVSPDVVLWSDIRSMRLVTYERQRFIGVELMDPVTFRSRLPASSQWLTRLSEHMGFNSFNLGFNDLSPGVDAVWSYLRQHHPGKVRSEGS